In Pseudomonas lalkuanensis, the following are encoded in one genomic region:
- a CDS encoding hybrid sensor histidine kinase/response regulator has translation MTPDQMRDASLLELFRLEAEAQTQVLNTGLLVLERNPAQADQLEACMRAAHSLKGAARIVGLDAGVRVAHVMEDLLEAARQGHVRLQPDNIDALLQGSDLLLRIGADAGWAESAGREAIEALITRLQGRSVEEAPPARELIEPVIPPPRIPEAPPPPPAEPVPREVEAPAPAETVSEARDRVLRVSAERLDHLLDISSKSLVEFQRIKPLNDALHRLKRLQASASRALDVARESVLDGSLDPQAQAMLGEARQLLGECQQMLAGYMADFDEFGWQGGQRAQLLYDAALASRMRPFADVLAGQARMVRDLGRSLGKPVRLDVSGETTQVDRDVLERLEAPLTHLLRNAVDHGIESPQVRLRLGKPEEGMIRVHARHHAGMLLLELADDGAGVDLERLRDAVVARQFANLETAMRMTEEELLAFLFLPGFSMRDQVTEVSGRGVGLDAVQHMVRQLRGSVRMEQRSGQGATFHIEVPLTLSVVRSLVVEVGGEAYAFPLAHIERMTRLQHEDIVQLEGRQHFWHEGRHVGLVSASQILQCAEGKRDEHGIPVVLIRERDTCYGVAVERFLGERTLVVMPLDPRLGKVQDLSAGALLDDGRPVLILDVEDLLKSVGKLLGSGRLERVDRSGRQGAGAQRKRVLVVDDSLTVRELERKLLAGRGYDVAVAVDGMDGWNALRSEHFDLLITDIDMPRMDGIELVTLVRRDNRLQSLPMMVVSYKDREEDRRRGLDAGADYYLAKASFHDEALLDAVVMLIGEAQG, from the coding sequence ATGACCCCGGACCAGATGCGCGATGCGTCCCTGCTGGAGCTGTTCCGGCTGGAGGCGGAAGCCCAGACCCAGGTGCTCAACACCGGGCTGCTGGTGCTCGAGCGCAATCCCGCCCAGGCCGACCAGCTGGAAGCCTGCATGCGCGCGGCCCACTCCCTGAAGGGCGCGGCGAGGATCGTCGGGCTGGATGCCGGGGTACGGGTCGCCCACGTGATGGAGGACCTGCTGGAGGCTGCCCGCCAGGGCCATGTGCGCCTGCAGCCGGACAATATCGATGCGCTGCTGCAGGGCTCCGACCTGCTGCTGCGCATTGGTGCCGACGCCGGCTGGGCGGAGAGCGCCGGGCGCGAGGCCATCGAAGCGCTGATCACCCGGTTGCAGGGGCGATCCGTGGAGGAGGCGCCGCCGGCCCGGGAACTCATCGAGCCGGTCATTCCCCCACCGCGGATTCCCGAAGCGCCACCGCCGCCTCCGGCGGAGCCCGTGCCCCGCGAGGTGGAGGCACCCGCTCCCGCAGAAACGGTCAGCGAGGCCCGCGACCGCGTGTTGCGCGTCAGTGCCGAGCGCCTCGATCACCTGCTGGATATCTCCAGCAAATCGCTGGTGGAGTTCCAGCGCATCAAGCCGCTGAACGACGCCCTGCATCGCCTCAAGCGCCTCCAGGCCAGCGCCAGCCGGGCACTGGACGTGGCCCGCGAATCGGTGCTGGACGGCTCCCTGGACCCGCAAGCCCAGGCGATGCTGGGCGAGGCGCGGCAACTGCTCGGCGAGTGCCAGCAGATGCTTGCCGGGTACATGGCCGATTTCGATGAATTCGGCTGGCAGGGCGGCCAGCGCGCCCAACTGCTCTACGACGCCGCCCTGGCCTCGCGCATGCGGCCCTTCGCCGACGTGCTGGCAGGACAGGCGCGGATGGTCCGTGACCTTGGCCGCTCCCTGGGCAAGCCGGTGCGGCTGGACGTGAGTGGTGAAACCACCCAGGTCGATCGCGACGTGCTGGAGCGCCTTGAGGCGCCCCTGACGCACCTGCTGCGCAATGCCGTCGACCATGGCATCGAGAGCCCGCAGGTACGCCTGCGCCTGGGCAAGCCGGAGGAGGGCATGATCCGCGTGCATGCTCGCCACCATGCCGGGATGCTCCTGCTGGAGCTGGCCGACGATGGCGCCGGGGTCGACCTGGAGCGCCTGCGCGATGCGGTGGTCGCGCGCCAGTTCGCCAACCTCGAAACCGCGATGCGCATGACCGAGGAGGAGCTGCTGGCTTTCCTCTTCCTGCCGGGTTTCAGCATGCGCGACCAGGTCACCGAGGTGTCCGGGCGCGGCGTCGGCCTGGACGCGGTGCAGCACATGGTGCGCCAGTTGCGCGGCAGCGTGCGCATGGAGCAGCGCAGCGGACAGGGCGCCACCTTCCATATCGAAGTGCCGCTGACCCTGTCGGTGGTGCGCAGCCTGGTGGTGGAGGTGGGCGGCGAAGCCTACGCCTTCCCGCTTGCCCATATCGAACGCATGACCCGGCTGCAGCACGAGGACATCGTCCAGCTCGAAGGCCGCCAGCACTTCTGGCACGAAGGCCGGCACGTGGGGCTGGTTTCGGCCAGCCAGATCCTCCAGTGCGCCGAAGGCAAGCGCGACGAGCACGGCATCCCGGTGGTGCTGATCCGCGAGCGCGACACCTGCTACGGCGTGGCCGTGGAACGCTTCCTCGGCGAGCGCACCCTGGTGGTGATGCCGCTGGACCCGCGCCTGGGCAAGGTCCAGGACCTGTCCGCCGGGGCCCTGCTGGATGACGGCCGGCCGGTACTGATCCTCGACGTCGAGGACTTGCTGAAGTCCGTTGGCAAGCTGCTCGGCAGCGGTCGCCTGGAACGGGTGGACCGCAGCGGGCGCCAGGGCGCGGGGGCCCAGCGCAAGCGCGTGCTGGTGGTGGACGATTCCCTCACCGTGCGCGAGCTGGAACGCAAGTTGCTGGCTGGCCGCGGCTACGACGTGGCCGTGGCGGTGGACGGCATGGACGGCTGGAACGCCCTGCGTTCCGAGCATTTCGACCTGCTCATCACCGATATCGACATGCCGCGCATGGACGGCATCGAGCTGGTCACCCTGGTGCGTCGCGACAATCGCCTGCAGTCCCTGCCGATGATGGTGGTGTCCTACAAGGATCGTGAAGAGGACCGTCGCCGCGGCCTGGATGCCGGTGCCGACTATTATCTGGCCAAGGCCAGCTTCCACGACGAAGCGTTGCTGGATGCGGTGGTCATGCTGATCGGGGAGGCGCAAGGGTGA
- a CDS encoding methyl-accepting chemotaxis protein, translating to MKNWTVRLRIQASFAVIVAIMLLMAGMSYMQLRNIEQEGDRVLTDSVPGMYYISKIRSGWTDNLLRTQALLHRDGDSGGIIFHTGRKDLDESNTQLDELIEAYRRTIVADADRERFKAFTDIRKAYGALQAQVLTELGEGQSDIARATFEGALVERWGEGRQHLNELIEINREMSEASITEIITSVRNAERSMLLAMMLAIAAAAVCGFLLMRAITRPVGGIVDTLRIMGGGDLSTRLDLKRQDEFNAIETGFNSMAEELKTLVSQAQRSAVQVTTSVTEIAATSKQQQATATETAATTTEIGATSREIAATSRDLVRTMAEVSGTAEQTSILAGSGQLGLARMEDTMHQVMGAAELVNAKLAILNEKAGNINQVVTTIVKVADQTNLLSLNAAIEAEKAGEYGRGFAVVATEVRRLADQTAVATYDIEQMVREIQSAVSAGVMGMDKFSEEVRRGIAEVGQVGEQLSQIIQQVQALAPRVQMVNEGMQAQATGAEQINQALVQLGEATGQTVESLRQASSAIDELNLVANGLRTGVSRFKV from the coding sequence GTGAAGAACTGGACTGTTCGCTTGCGTATCCAGGCAAGTTTCGCGGTGATCGTCGCCATCATGTTGCTGATGGCCGGCATGTCCTACATGCAGCTGAGGAACATCGAGCAAGAGGGCGATCGAGTCCTGACGGATTCCGTTCCCGGCATGTACTACATCAGCAAGATTCGCAGCGGCTGGACCGACAACCTGCTGCGTACCCAGGCCCTCCTGCATCGCGACGGCGATTCGGGCGGCATCATCTTCCACACCGGCCGCAAGGACCTGGACGAGAGCAATACCCAGCTCGACGAGCTGATCGAGGCCTACCGCCGCACTATTGTCGCCGATGCCGATCGCGAGCGGTTCAAGGCCTTCACCGATATCCGCAAGGCCTATGGGGCGCTCCAGGCCCAGGTGTTGACGGAGCTGGGAGAAGGCCAATCCGACATCGCCCGTGCCACGTTCGAAGGCGCTCTCGTGGAGCGGTGGGGCGAAGGCCGCCAGCACCTCAATGAACTGATCGAGATCAACCGCGAGATGAGCGAGGCATCGATCACCGAGATCATCACCTCGGTGCGCAACGCCGAGCGCAGCATGCTGCTCGCCATGATGCTGGCGATCGCTGCGGCGGCCGTTTGCGGCTTCCTGCTGATGCGCGCGATCACCCGCCCGGTCGGCGGTATCGTCGATACCCTGCGAATCATGGGTGGCGGCGACCTGTCCACCCGCCTGGACCTCAAGCGCCAGGACGAATTCAACGCCATCGAGACCGGCTTCAACAGCATGGCCGAAGAGCTCAAGACCCTGGTGTCCCAGGCGCAGCGCTCTGCCGTGCAGGTGACCACCTCGGTTACCGAGATCGCTGCGACGTCCAAGCAGCAGCAGGCCACCGCTACCGAAACCGCTGCCACCACCACCGAGATCGGCGCCACCTCGCGGGAGATCGCCGCCACCTCCCGCGACCTGGTGCGCACCATGGCCGAGGTGTCCGGCACCGCCGAGCAGACCTCCATCCTCGCCGGCTCCGGCCAGCTGGGTCTGGCGCGCATGGAAGACACCATGCACCAGGTAATGGGCGCCGCCGAGCTGGTGAACGCCAAGCTGGCGATCCTCAATGAGAAGGCCGGCAACATCAATCAGGTGGTCACCACCATCGTCAAGGTGGCTGACCAGACCAACCTGCTGTCCCTGAACGCTGCCATCGAGGCGGAAAAAGCCGGTGAGTACGGCCGTGGCTTCGCCGTGGTGGCGACCGAAGTGCGCCGCCTGGCCGACCAGACCGCCGTGGCCACCTACGACATCGAGCAGATGGTGCGCGAGATCCAGTCGGCGGTGTCCGCCGGGGTCATGGGCATGGACAAGTTCTCCGAGGAAGTCCGTCGCGGCATCGCCGAAGTCGGGCAGGTGGGCGAGCAGTTGTCGCAGATCATCCAGCAGGTGCAGGCGCTGGCGCCGCGGGTGCAGATGGTCAACGAGGGCATGCAGGCCCAGGCCACCGGCGCCGAGCAGATCAACCAGGCCCTGGTGCAACTGGGCGAGGCCACCGGGCAGACGGTGGAATCCCTGCGCCAGGCCAGCTCCGCCATCGACGAACTGAACCTGGTGGCCAACGGCCTGCGAACCGGCGTCAGCCGCTTCAAGGTCTGA
- a CDS encoding chemotaxis protein CheW, producing MGPSRTRAPARTVRGRLYLQFRMGGDRYALDVHEVVEVLPLRQLKQVPEAPEWVAGVFSHRGALVPVLDLGMLAFGQPAQARASTRLVLVDYPLQGQSRWLGLILEQATDTLRCRPEEFRDYGLEQGAARYLGPVYQAADGLVQRIRVADLMPDEVRALLFPATEGAA from the coding sequence ATGGGCCCGAGTCGAACCCGAGCGCCGGCCCGCACCGTCAGGGGCCGGCTCTACCTGCAGTTCCGCATGGGCGGCGACCGCTATGCGCTGGACGTCCATGAAGTGGTGGAAGTCCTGCCGCTGCGCCAGTTGAAGCAGGTGCCCGAGGCGCCCGAGTGGGTCGCCGGGGTGTTTTCCCACCGGGGCGCGCTGGTGCCGGTGCTGGACCTGGGAATGCTCGCCTTTGGCCAGCCGGCCCAGGCGCGCGCCAGCACCCGGCTGGTGCTGGTGGATTACCCGCTGCAAGGGCAGAGCCGCTGGCTCGGGCTCATCCTGGAGCAGGCCACCGACACCCTGCGCTGCCGTCCGGAGGAGTTCCGCGACTACGGCCTGGAACAGGGCGCAGCGCGCTACCTGGGGCCGGTCTACCAGGCCGCCGACGGCCTGGTGCAGCGCATCCGCGTTGCCGACCTGATGCCGGACGAGGTGCGCGCCTTGCTGTTCCCGGCCACGGAGGGCGCGGCATGA
- a CDS encoding tellurite resistance TerB family protein produces MITRGLLDQLLKSGQDLLQQKAAGHSASKSGNGSDLGSLLKGAGGGALAAGALGLLLGNKSARKLGGKALTYGGLAALGVLAYKAYGNWQAQQAAAPQNEPRTLDRLPAPQAEQHSQAILKALVAAAKADGHVDTRERQLIEEELAKLTQDAELRSWLDAELNKPLDPAEVARAATTPEMAAEMYLASVLMVDEEHFMERAYLEELARQLRLDPGLKVELERQVRQELA; encoded by the coding sequence ATGATTACCCGCGGACTGCTCGACCAACTGCTCAAGTCCGGCCAGGACCTGCTGCAACAGAAGGCGGCTGGCCATTCCGCCAGCAAATCCGGCAATGGAAGCGACCTCGGCAGCCTGCTCAAGGGCGCTGGCGGCGGCGCCCTGGCGGCGGGAGCCCTGGGCCTGCTGCTGGGCAACAAGAGCGCGCGCAAGCTGGGTGGCAAGGCGCTGACCTATGGCGGCCTGGCGGCGCTCGGTGTGCTGGCCTACAAGGCTTATGGCAACTGGCAGGCCCAGCAGGCAGCGGCTCCGCAGAACGAGCCCCGTACCCTCGACCGCCTGCCCGCACCCCAGGCCGAGCAGCACAGCCAGGCCATCCTCAAGGCGCTGGTAGCGGCGGCCAAGGCCGATGGCCATGTGGACACCCGCGAACGCCAGTTGATAGAGGAAGAGCTGGCCAAGCTGACCCAGGACGCCGAACTGCGCTCCTGGCTGGACGCCGAGCTGAACAAGCCGCTGGACCCCGCCGAGGTGGCCCGCGCCGCCACCACACCGGAAATGGCCGCCGAGATGTACCTGGCCAGCGTGCTGATGGTGGACGAGGAACACTTCATGGAGCGCGCCTACCTCGAAGAGCTGGCCCGCCAGCTGCGCCTCGATCCGGGGCTCAAGGTCGAGCTTGAGCGCCAGGTTCGTCAGGAACTGGCCTGA
- a CDS encoding chemotaxis protein CheW has product MADNSLPLIAGDQLPAVDDCWNRIGIHGDKSCERLAGHVHCRNCEVHAAAATLLLDRYALIREDTTRSVDDAEEDGRERRSTLVFRLGEQWLGIATRSLVEVAALNPIHSLPHQRALALLGVTNVRGALVACLSLVELLGLEKGTEANGERRVVPRMLIFASQGGPLVALVDEVDGIHGIPLDAVVDPGRAPDLAARQFASGVVQWRERSITLLDEGLLLQAMARSLA; this is encoded by the coding sequence ATGGCCGATAACAGCCTGCCCCTGATCGCCGGCGACCAGTTGCCGGCGGTTGACGACTGCTGGAATCGCATCGGCATCCACGGCGACAAATCCTGCGAGCGCCTGGCCGGTCATGTGCATTGCCGCAACTGCGAGGTGCATGCCGCGGCGGCCACCTTGCTGCTCGACCGCTATGCGCTGATTCGCGAAGACACCACCCGCTCAGTCGATGACGCCGAAGAAGATGGCCGTGAACGCCGTTCCACCCTGGTGTTCCGCCTGGGCGAGCAGTGGCTGGGCATCGCCACCCGCAGCCTGGTGGAGGTGGCGGCGCTCAACCCCATCCACTCCCTGCCGCACCAGCGCGCCCTGGCCCTGTTGGGCGTGACCAACGTGCGCGGTGCCTTGGTGGCCTGCCTGTCCCTGGTGGAACTGCTGGGGCTGGAGAAGGGCACCGAGGCGAATGGCGAGCGCCGTGTAGTGCCCCGGATGCTGATTTTCGCCAGCCAGGGTGGACCGCTGGTGGCACTGGTGGATGAAGTGGACGGCATCCACGGCATTCCCCTGGATGCGGTGGTGGACCCCGGCCGCGCACCGGACCTGGCCGCCCGCCAGTTCGCCTCGGGCGTGGTGCAGTGGCGCGAACGCAGCATCACGCTGCTGGACGAGGGCCTGCTGCTGCAGGCCATGGCAAGGAGCCTGGCATGA
- a CDS encoding LysR family transcriptional regulator, which translates to MMTLRQIRHFIAVAETGSISAAAQAVFISQSTLTLAIQQLEEEIGVSLFNRHAKGMSLTHQGHQFLRQAHLILATVENAKRSLQQSTDQVAGSLTIGVTSLVAGYYLADLITRFQRAYPNVKTRVVEDERPYIEHLLVSGEIDVGVLILSNLEDRHALQTEVLTHSPHRLWLPAQHPLLERDSIALADVAGEPLIQLNADEMGLHTQRIWSRAGLTPQVTLRTASVEAVRSLVAAGLGLSIQPDMTYRPWSLEGDIIEARPLVDLGAPLDVGLAWRRGTARPALVDPFITVAREQPNSRKPSI; encoded by the coding sequence ATGATGACCCTCCGCCAGATCCGCCATTTCATCGCCGTCGCCGAAACCGGCTCCATCTCCGCCGCGGCCCAGGCGGTGTTCATTTCCCAGTCCACCCTGACGCTGGCCATCCAGCAATTGGAAGAAGAGATCGGCGTCAGCCTGTTCAACCGCCACGCCAAGGGCATGTCGCTGACCCACCAGGGCCACCAGTTCCTGCGCCAGGCGCACCTGATCCTCGCCACGGTGGAAAATGCCAAGCGCAGCCTGCAGCAGAGTACCGACCAGGTGGCCGGCAGCCTCACCATCGGCGTGACCAGCCTGGTGGCCGGCTACTACCTGGCCGACCTCATCACCCGCTTCCAGCGCGCCTACCCCAACGTGAAGACCCGCGTGGTAGAAGACGAACGCCCGTATATCGAGCACCTGCTGGTCAGTGGCGAGATCGACGTGGGCGTACTGATCCTCTCCAACCTCGAAGACCGTCACGCCCTGCAGACCGAAGTGCTGACCCACTCGCCGCACCGCCTCTGGCTGCCGGCCCAGCACCCGCTGCTGGAGCGCGACAGCATCGCCCTGGCGGACGTGGCCGGCGAGCCGCTGATCCAGCTCAACGCCGACGAAATGGGCCTGCACACCCAGCGCATCTGGTCCCGCGCCGGACTGACGCCCCAGGTGACCTTGCGTACGGCCTCGGTGGAAGCGGTGCGAAGCCTGGTGGCGGCGGGTCTCGGCCTGTCGATCCAGCCGGACATGACCTACCGCCCCTGGTCACTGGAGGGCGACATCATCGAGGCCCGCCCGCTGGTGGACCTGGGCGCCCCCCTGGACGTAGGCCTGGCCTGGCGTCGGGGTACCGCGCGCCCGGCCCTGGTGGACCCCTTCATCACCGTGGCGCGGGAACAGCCGAACAGCCGCAAGCCATCGATTTAA
- a CDS encoding CheR family methyltransferase, whose translation MIERFETLLKHRIGLEAESVGRVVIERAVRQRMHACASRDEDAYWTTLNASPAEQQALVEAVVVPETWFFRYPESFAALGRLAFERLPALAAGRPLRILSLPCSTGEEPFSIVMALLDAGLAPGLFQVDAVDISERVLERARQGVYGRNSFRGEDLGFRDRYFLPSGEGHAVAQQVASRVRFLRGNLLDPGLLAGEPPYDFVFCRNLLIYFDRPTQGAVLEVLKRLMQRDGAMFIGPAEASLLSQQGMQPLGYPQAFVFRHGSSQAAKPARAQIAAPAAAVAVPAAARVPPRPRPPLPKPERPNHGQTQAAAGGTGRDAALANIVSLANSGRSEEARSACEAFLAAHGPSADAFYWLGLLSDVAGKVDEAQDYYRKALYLAPQHAEALAHLAALLAARGDRAGAQRLQQRASRGVNNHGR comes from the coding sequence ATGATCGAGCGCTTCGAAACCCTGCTGAAGCACCGCATCGGCCTGGAGGCGGAGTCCGTCGGCCGGGTGGTGATCGAGCGTGCGGTGCGCCAGCGCATGCACGCCTGCGCCAGCCGTGACGAGGACGCCTACTGGACCACCCTGAACGCTTCGCCCGCCGAACAGCAGGCGCTGGTGGAGGCGGTGGTGGTGCCGGAAACCTGGTTCTTCCGCTATCCCGAATCCTTCGCAGCCCTCGGCCGCCTGGCCTTCGAGCGACTGCCGGCGCTGGCGGCTGGCCGCCCGTTGCGCATCCTCAGCCTGCCCTGTTCCACGGGGGAGGAGCCGTTTTCCATCGTCATGGCGCTGCTCGACGCCGGCCTGGCACCGGGGCTGTTCCAGGTGGATGCGGTGGATATCAGCGAGCGGGTGCTGGAGCGCGCGCGCCAGGGCGTTTATGGGCGCAACTCGTTCAGGGGCGAGGACCTGGGCTTTCGCGATCGCTACTTCCTGCCTTCGGGCGAGGGCCACGCCGTGGCCCAGCAGGTGGCCTCCAGGGTGCGCTTCCTGCGCGGCAACTTGCTGGACCCCGGCCTGCTCGCCGGGGAGCCGCCCTACGATTTCGTGTTCTGCCGCAACCTGTTGATCTACTTCGACCGGCCGACCCAGGGCGCCGTGCTGGAAGTGCTCAAGCGCCTGATGCAGCGCGATGGCGCGATGTTCATCGGCCCCGCCGAGGCCAGCCTGCTCAGCCAGCAGGGCATGCAGCCGCTGGGTTATCCACAGGCCTTCGTGTTCCGCCACGGGTCATCCCAGGCGGCGAAGCCGGCCAGGGCTCAAATTGCGGCGCCCGCTGCCGCTGTGGCCGTGCCTGCCGCGGCCCGAGTTCCGCCCCGGCCACGTCCGCCGCTGCCCAAACCCGAGCGCCCGAACCACGGGCAGACCCAGGCGGCAGCCGGCGGAACCGGGCGCGATGCCGCCCTGGCGAACATCGTCAGCCTGGCCAACAGCGGCCGCAGCGAGGAAGCCCGCAGTGCCTGCGAAGCCTTCCTTGCCGCCCATGGCCCCTCGGCGGATGCTTTCTACTGGCTCGGGCTGCTCAGCGACGTGGCCGGCAAGGTGGATGAGGCGCAGGACTATTACCGCAAGGCGCTCTACCTGGCGCCGCAGCACGCCGAAGCATTGGCCCACCTGGCGGCGCTGCTCGCCGCTCGGGGTGACCGGGCTGGTGCACAGCGCCTGCAACAGCGCGCCAGCCGGGGAGTGAACAACCATGGCCGATAA